The genomic segment TTGCCCGAGCCGCCGTGCGACTGGTTGATGGCGACCGTCTTGCCGGCCTTCTGCTTCCAATACGCGACGAAAGACGAGTTGACCGCCTGGTACAGCTCGCGCGTGGGATCGTACGAGACGTTCAGGAGGGTGGCGTCCTGGGCGCGCGCGGCGGAAGCCGATCCGGCGACGGCCAGGACCAGCGCGACGACGCGGACGGAATCGGTGTTCATCTTCGGGGTCATCTCCATTCCTCCTAGAAAGCCACCTGGGACCGGACGAGGATCGCGTTTTCGGGTCGCCGTTTCCCGCCCGCGGCGGCCCCGCCCGTGAACGTCGTCCGCTCGTAGTCGACGACGTACTTCACGTTGCGGTTCAGGTACCAGTTGAGGCCCACGGCCCAGGCGCGGGCCTCGCGCGCCGACCGTGCCGGGTCGGCGAAGCCCCGCGAGAACGCCGTGCCGTCCACGTTGAGCCGGTTCAGCCGGACCGCCAGCTCGAGTGCCCCCCAGGTCCCCTTGGTCGGGTCGAACGAGCGACGTGGGCGCACGCCGCCCGCGGTGGCCGCCTCCCCGGTGAGGAGGACGGAGCCGCTCACCTCCCACGCCTCGTTCTCGATGCGGGCGACGTCGGTCGCCCGGCGTACCTGCTGCCGCGACCGCACGTATTCGCCGAGGATGCCCACGGGTCCAGCGTAGAACGAGCCTTGCGGCGAGAACCGCGTGCGGGTGCCGTCGGCCGCGGCCGTGCTCAGGTAGCTGAAGAAGGCGACCTGGCCGCCGCTCCGGAAGGAGGGCAGCGTGCCCTGCTGCTTGCCGGTGGTGGCGGAGAAGCCGAGCCCGAGGCCCTTCCATGCCTTCGAACCGCCGCGCGCGAAGGGCTGGAAGAAGAGCCGCCCCGCGACGTCCTTGCCGTCGTTGCCGTCGGTGTCGATGAGGGCGCCGTCGACGGCGCCGTCGAAGACGCCCAGCGCATACGCCACGACGCCGCCGACCAGCTCTCCGTGAACCTGCGCGCCCACGTCGCGGTTGGGCGCGAGCGCCGTCGGCAGGGCGCGCTCCACGAAGAGAAGGCTCTGGGCCGACTGTAGCCTCTCGAGGCCGACCGGAGGCTTGAACTTCCCGATCCGG from the Candidatus Polarisedimenticolia bacterium genome contains:
- a CDS encoding substrate-binding domain-containing protein — encoded protein: MTPKMNTDSVRVVALVLAVAGSASAARAQDATLLNVSYDPTRELYQAVNSSFVAYWKQKAGKTVAINQSHGGSGKQARAVIDGLEADVLTLALAYDIDAVQQSGLIAPGW
- a CDS encoding porin, whose amino-acid sequence is MNRSGSWLAVALAVMALVAPAGLRAEDDKNPEKAKQETAAEKSKEEKPAEKPKEPEVKVSAGPDGFVIQSGNLDYRIRIGGYAQADGRFYSRDTDSVATNNFLLRRARPIVQGTVAKYFDFYLNPDFGQGQVVLFDAYLNVRTSSKLQFRIGKFKPPVGLERLQSAQSLLFVERALPTALAPNRDVGAQVHGELVGGVVAYALGVFDGAVDGALIDTDGNDGKDVAGRLFFQPFARGGSKAWKGLGLGFSATTGKQQGTLPSFRSGGQVAFFSYLSTAAADGTRTRFSPQGSFYAGPVGILGEYVRSRQQVRRATDVARIENEAWEVSGSVLLTGEAATAGGVRPRRSFDPTKGTWGALELAVRLNRLNVDGTAFSRGFADPARSAREARAWAVGLNWYLNRNVKYVVDYERTTFTGGAAAGGKRRPENAILVRSQVAF